A window of the Rhizobium brockwellii genome harbors these coding sequences:
- the glmU gene encoding bifunctional UDP-N-acetylglucosamine diphosphorylase/glucosamine-1-phosphate N-acetyltransferase GlmU yields MERTCLAVILAAGDSTRMKSSKSKVLHPVAGRPMIAHVVEAVASAGISSVALVVGRDAEDVAKAASIGGVSIESYLQKERLGTGHAVLAAREAIAKGYDDILVTYGDVPLQTDGPLKAARQGLANGSDVVVIGFHTDRPSGYGRLLVKDGELIAIREEKDATDAERTVTWCNSGLMAINGSKALDLLTRIGNANAKGEFYLTDLVEIARSLGGRVTAVDAPEIEMTGCNTRAELAVIERFWQERRRHQMMLSGVTMIAPETVFLSYDTVIGQDALIEPNVVFGPDAVIDSGAVIHAFSHIEGAHVSQGATVGPFARLRPGADLGTGSKVGNFCEVKNGRLGEGAKVNHLTYIGDAVIGAGSNIGAGTITCNYDGVNKSETVIGENAFIGSNSSLVAPVTIGDGAYIASGSVITANVPADALALGRARQENKPGRATLLRERALAIKAAKKAKA; encoded by the coding sequence ATGGAACGCACTTGTCTTGCCGTCATCCTTGCCGCCGGTGACAGCACGCGGATGAAATCCTCGAAATCGAAGGTGCTGCATCCGGTCGCCGGACGGCCGATGATCGCCCATGTGGTCGAGGCGGTCGCCTCCGCCGGCATCTCGTCCGTCGCCCTTGTCGTCGGCCGTGATGCCGAGGACGTGGCAAAGGCGGCGAGCATCGGCGGCGTCAGCATCGAATCCTATCTGCAGAAGGAACGCCTCGGCACCGGCCATGCAGTGCTGGCGGCGCGTGAAGCGATCGCCAAGGGCTACGACGATATCCTCGTCACCTATGGCGATGTGCCGCTTCAGACCGACGGACCGCTGAAGGCCGCCCGCCAGGGCCTTGCCAATGGCAGCGATGTCGTCGTCATCGGCTTCCACACTGACCGCCCGAGCGGCTACGGCCGCCTGCTCGTCAAGGATGGCGAACTCATCGCCATCCGCGAGGAGAAGGACGCGACCGATGCCGAGCGCACCGTCACCTGGTGCAACAGCGGGCTGATGGCGATCAACGGCAGCAAGGCGCTCGATCTTCTCACGCGCATCGGCAATGCCAATGCCAAGGGCGAATTCTATCTGACCGATCTCGTCGAGATCGCCCGTTCGCTCGGCGGACGCGTCACGGCCGTCGATGCTCCCGAGATCGAGATGACCGGCTGCAACACCCGTGCCGAACTCGCCGTTATCGAACGTTTCTGGCAGGAGCGCCGCCGCCACCAGATGATGCTTTCAGGCGTCACCATGATCGCGCCGGAAACGGTCTTTCTCTCCTACGATACCGTCATCGGTCAGGATGCGCTGATCGAGCCGAACGTCGTCTTCGGTCCTGATGCTGTGATCGACAGCGGCGCCGTCATCCATGCCTTCTCGCATATCGAAGGCGCGCACGTCAGTCAGGGCGCGACCGTCGGGCCCTTTGCGCGACTGCGGCCGGGTGCGGATCTCGGCACCGGTTCGAAGGTCGGCAATTTCTGCGAGGTCAAGAATGGCCGGCTCGGCGAGGGCGCCAAGGTCAACCACCTGACTTATATCGGCGATGCCGTCATTGGCGCCGGCAGCAATATCGGCGCCGGGACGATCACCTGCAACTATGACGGCGTCAACAAGAGCGAGACGGTGATCGGCGAAAACGCCTTCATCGGTTCCAACTCCTCGCTGGTGGCGCCGGTGACGATCGGCGACGGTGCCTATATCGCCTCCGGCAGCGTCATCACCGCCAACGTGCCGGCGGACGCGCTGGCGCTCGGTCGTGCCCGGCAGGAGAACAAGCCCGGCCGCGCGACGCTGCTACGCGAGCGTGCGCTGGCCATCAAGGCGGCGAAGAAGGCGAAAGCCTGA
- the glmS gene encoding glutamine--fructose-6-phosphate transaminase (isomerizing): MCGIVGIVGTAPVAGRLVDALKRLEYRGYDSAGVATIHDGVMDRRRAEGKLFNLEKRLDSEPLPGTVGIAHTRWATHGIPNETNAHPHFVEGVAVVHNGIIENFSELRDELTEEGSVFETQTDTEVVAHLMAKYLREGLEPRAAMLKMLNRVTGAYALAIMLKADPGTIMAARSGPPLAVGYGRGEMFLGSDAIALSPFTNEITYLVDGDCAILTRDGVAVLDFAGKPVKRARQISQATAYVVDKGNHRHFMEKEIYEQPEVISHALSHYVDFAKNTIGANAAAIDFKAATGLAISACGTAYLAGLVGKYWFERYARLPVEIDVASEFRYREMPLSPSQAALFISQSGETADTLASLRYCRDNGLKIGAVVNVRESTIARESDAVFPIMAGPEIGVASTKAFTCQLAVLAALAIGAGKARGTVSADEERALVRHLAEIPRIMSRVLNLIQPQMESLSRELSKCKDVLYLGRGTSFPLAMEGALKLKEISYIHAEGYAAGELKHGPIALIDENMPVIVIAPYDRFFEKTVSNMQEVAARGGRIIFITDEAGAAASKLPTMATITLPVVDEIIAPMIFSLPIQLLAYHTAVFMGTDVDQPRNLAKSVTVE, encoded by the coding sequence ATGTGCGGCATTGTGGGGATCGTCGGAACTGCGCCTGTTGCCGGGCGCTTGGTCGATGCGCTGAAGCGTCTCGAATATCGCGGTTACGATTCCGCCGGCGTCGCCACCATTCATGACGGCGTGATGGATCGCCGCCGCGCCGAGGGCAAGCTTTTCAATCTGGAAAAGCGGCTCGACAGCGAACCGCTGCCCGGCACCGTCGGCATCGCCCACACGCGCTGGGCGACCCACGGCATTCCCAATGAGACCAATGCCCATCCGCATTTCGTCGAAGGCGTCGCCGTCGTCCATAACGGCATCATCGAGAACTTCTCCGAGCTTCGCGATGAGTTGACCGAAGAGGGTTCGGTCTTCGAAACCCAGACCGACACCGAGGTGGTCGCCCATCTGATGGCGAAATATTTGCGCGAAGGCCTGGAGCCGCGCGCTGCCATGCTGAAGATGCTGAACCGGGTCACCGGCGCCTATGCGCTGGCCATCATGCTTAAGGCCGATCCAGGCACGATCATGGCCGCCCGTTCGGGCCCGCCGCTCGCCGTCGGCTACGGCCGCGGCGAGATGTTCCTCGGCTCGGACGCGATCGCGCTCTCGCCCTTCACCAACGAGATTACCTATCTCGTCGACGGCGATTGCGCCATCCTCACCCGCGACGGTGTCGCGGTGCTCGATTTCGCCGGCAAGCCGGTCAAACGCGCCCGGCAGATCTCGCAGGCGACCGCCTATGTTGTCGACAAGGGCAACCACCGCCATTTCATGGAAAAGGAAATCTACGAGCAGCCGGAGGTGATCTCCCACGCGCTCAGCCACTATGTCGATTTCGCCAAGAATACGATCGGCGCCAATGCCGCCGCGATCGACTTCAAGGCGGCGACCGGTCTTGCGATCTCGGCCTGCGGCACTGCCTATCTTGCCGGCCTCGTCGGCAAATACTGGTTCGAGCGTTATGCCCGCCTGCCTGTTGAAATCGACGTCGCCTCCGAGTTCCGCTACCGCGAAATGCCGCTGTCGCCGTCGCAGGCAGCGCTCTTCATCTCGCAGTCCGGCGAGACTGCCGATACGCTGGCATCGCTGCGCTATTGCCGGGACAACGGGTTGAAGATCGGCGCGGTCGTCAATGTCCGCGAATCGACAATTGCGCGTGAATCCGACGCCGTCTTCCCGATCATGGCTGGCCCCGAAATCGGCGTCGCCTCGACCAAGGCCTTCACCTGCCAGCTTGCCGTGCTGGCAGCGCTGGCGATCGGCGCCGGCAAGGCGCGCGGCACGGTGAGTGCTGACGAAGAGAGGGCGCTGGTGCGCCATCTCGCCGAAATACCGCGCATCATGAGCCGGGTGCTGAACCTCATCCAGCCGCAGATGGAAAGCCTGTCGCGCGAGCTGTCGAAGTGCAAGGACGTGCTTTATCTCGGCCGCGGCACCAGCTTCCCGCTCGCCATGGAAGGCGCGCTGAAGCTCAAGGAAATCTCCTATATCCATGCCGAAGGTTATGCCGCCGGCGAACTGAAACATGGACCGATCGCGCTGATCGACGAGAACATGCCTGTTATTGTCATCGCCCCTTACGACCGTTTCTTCGAAAAGACCGTCTCGAACATGCAGGAGGTCGCAGCCCGCGGCGGCCGCATCATCTTCATCACCGACGAGGCCGGTGCAGCGGCTTCGAAACTGCCGACCATGGCGACGATCACCCTGCCTGTGGTCGATGAAATCATCGCGCCGATGATCTTCTCGCTGCCGATCCAGTTGCTCGCCTATCACACCGCCGTCTTCATGGGCACCGATGTCGACCAGCCGCGCAACCTGGCGAAATCGGTGACCGTGGAATAA
- a CDS encoding DUF502 domain-containing protein, translated as MTDNTPRMPVATRLRNNFLAGLIICAPIAITIWLTWTFIHWSDSWVRPYIPARWNPESYLNFAIPGFGLLIAIVLITVVGFLGKNLIGQSIVRFGESIVQRMPLVRTIYRSVKQIFETVLKEQANSFKKVGLIEYPGPGLWALIFIATDAKGEIASKFNAMGQDMVAVFLPPTPVPTAGFLIFVPREKIVMLDMSPEDAAKFLISGGLVAPEHKPADPKQKHLPRPKPVAVSKAE; from the coding sequence ATGACCGACAACACCCCCAGAATGCCGGTCGCGACGCGGCTGAGGAACAATTTTCTCGCAGGGCTGATCATCTGCGCGCCGATCGCGATTACCATCTGGCTGACCTGGACCTTCATCCATTGGTCGGACAGTTGGGTCCGGCCCTATATTCCAGCGCGCTGGAATCCGGAAAGCTATCTCAATTTCGCCATTCCCGGTTTCGGCCTGCTGATTGCCATCGTGCTGATCACCGTCGTCGGCTTTCTCGGCAAGAACCTCATCGGCCAGAGCATCGTCCGTTTCGGCGAATCGATCGTTCAGCGCATGCCGCTGGTGCGCACGATCTACAGAAGCGTGAAACAGATTTTCGAAACCGTGCTGAAGGAACAGGCGAATTCCTTCAAGAAGGTCGGCCTCATCGAATATCCGGGTCCCGGCCTCTGGGCACTGATCTTCATCGCCACCGACGCCAAGGGCGAAATCGCTTCGAAGTTCAATGCGATGGGCCAGGACATGGTCGCCGTCTTCCTGCCGCCGACGCCGGTGCCGACCGCCGGCTTCCTCATCTTCGTGCCGCGCGAGAAGATCGTCATGCTCGATATGTCGCCGGAAGACGCCGCCAAGTTCCTGATTTCAGGCGGGCTCGTGGCGCCCGAGCACAAGCCGGCTGATCCGAAGCAGAAGCATTTGCCGCGGCCGAAGCCGGTGGCGGTTTCCAAAGCGGAATGA
- the recG gene encoding ATP-dependent DNA helicase RecG — MRPAILDPLFSPISGLPGVGPKIADLLVKLLGRETLEDCRVIDLLFHAPFSLIDRRNQPGIARAPQGAIVTITARVDRHQVPPGGKSNIPYRVFLHDETGELTLVFFRGQAAWLEKQLPVDAEVTVSGKIDWFNGRASMVHPDYIVRADEAESLPLVEPIYPLTAGLSPKTLRKIIDAGLPRFPELPEWIDLALTEKQGLPSIRDSFHMLHEPRDPSDIDPQAPARRRLAYDEFLAGQLSLSLVRQRLRKVAGQPVTATGAISSKILKTLPFSLTGSQNEAIAEVLKDMAGNERMLRLLQGDVGSGKTLVALMAMAAVIESGGQAVLMAPTEILARQHHTTISKFAAAAGLGIEVLTGRTKGREREEILERIASGAAQIVIGTHALFQDSVAYANLMLAVVDEQHRFGVHQRLRLTAKGLSPHMLVMTATPIPRTLVLAAFGDMDVSKLTEKPAGRKPIQTITVPMERTGEIVGRLQSAITEGKKAYWICPLVEESEELDLMSAEERHATLVSALGPGIGLIHGRMSGPEKDAAMMAFKNGETRLLVATTVVEVGVDVPDATIMVIEHAERFGLAQLHQLRGRVGRGDEASTCILLYKGPLGETGHARLSIMRETEDGFRIAEEDLKLRGEGELLGTRQSGTPGFRIASLEAHADLLEIARKDAAYLIERDPELTSERGAAIRTLLYLFRRDEAIRFLRAG, encoded by the coding sequence ATGCGCCCCGCCATTCTCGATCCTCTGTTTTCCCCTATTTCGGGCCTTCCGGGCGTCGGCCCGAAGATCGCCGACCTGCTGGTCAAGCTGCTCGGGCGCGAGACGCTGGAGGATTGCCGGGTCATCGATCTGCTCTTCCACGCGCCCTTCTCGCTGATCGACCGGCGCAACCAGCCAGGCATCGCCCGCGCGCCGCAGGGGGCGATCGTGACGATCACGGCGCGCGTCGACCGCCACCAAGTGCCGCCGGGCGGCAAAAGCAATATCCCCTACCGCGTCTTCCTGCATGACGAGACCGGCGAACTGACGCTGGTGTTCTTCCGCGGACAGGCGGCGTGGCTGGAAAAGCAGCTGCCTGTGGACGCGGAGGTGACGGTCAGCGGCAAGATCGACTGGTTCAACGGCCGCGCCTCGATGGTGCATCCCGATTATATCGTCAGGGCCGACGAGGCGGAGAGCCTGCCGCTGGTCGAGCCAATCTATCCGCTGACGGCGGGGCTCTCGCCGAAGACGCTGCGCAAGATCATCGACGCCGGCCTGCCGCGTTTTCCCGAGCTGCCGGAATGGATCGACCTGGCGCTGACTGAGAAACAGGGCCTGCCGTCGATCCGCGACAGTTTCCACATGCTGCACGAGCCGCGCGATCCCAGCGATATAGACCCGCAAGCCCCTGCCCGGCGGCGGCTTGCCTATGACGAGTTCCTCGCCGGCCAGCTGTCGCTGAGCCTGGTGCGGCAGAGGCTGCGCAAGGTAGCGGGCCAGCCGGTCACTGCGACCGGCGCCATCAGCAGCAAGATCCTGAAGACCTTGCCCTTCTCGCTGACCGGCAGCCAGAACGAGGCGATCGCCGAGGTTTTGAAGGATATGGCCGGCAACGAGCGCATGCTGCGGCTGCTGCAGGGCGATGTCGGTTCCGGCAAGACGCTGGTGGCGCTGATGGCGATGGCGGCGGTGATCGAGAGCGGCGGCCAGGCCGTGCTGATGGCGCCGACCGAAATCCTGGCGCGGCAGCACCACACAACGATCTCGAAATTCGCCGCCGCCGCCGGGCTCGGCATCGAGGTGCTGACCGGGCGCACCAAGGGACGCGAACGGGAGGAAATCCTGGAGCGAATCGCCTCGGGCGCTGCCCAGATCGTCATCGGCACGCATGCGCTGTTCCAGGACAGCGTCGCCTATGCCAATCTGATGCTTGCCGTCGTCGACGAGCAGCACCGTTTCGGCGTGCATCAGCGCCTGCGGCTGACCGCCAAGGGCCTCTCGCCGCATATGCTGGTCATGACGGCAACGCCGATCCCGCGCACGCTGGTGCTTGCCGCCTTCGGCGATATGGACGTCTCCAAGCTCACCGAAAAGCCGGCCGGCCGCAAGCCGATCCAGACGATCACCGTGCCGATGGAACGGACCGGCGAAATCGTCGGCCGGCTGCAAAGCGCGATCACTGAGGGCAAGAAGGCCTACTGGATCTGCCCGCTGGTGGAAGAGTCCGAGGAACTCGACCTGATGTCGGCCGAGGAACGGCATGCGACGCTGGTCTCAGCACTTGGCCCGGGCATCGGCCTCATCCACGGTCGCATGAGCGGGCCGGAAAAGGACGCGGCGATGATGGCGTTCAAGAATGGCGAGACCCGGCTGCTCGTCGCCACGACCGTCGTCGAGGTCGGTGTCGACGTGCCGGATGCGACGATCATGGTGATCGAACATGCCGAACGCTTCGGCCTGGCGCAATTGCATCAGCTGCGCGGCCGCGTCGGGCGCGGAGACGAAGCCTCGACCTGCATCCTGCTCTACAAGGGACCACTCGGCGAGACCGGCCATGCCAGGCTTTCGATCATGCGGGAGACGGAGGACGGTTTCCGCATTGCCGAGGAGGACCTGAAGCTGCGCGGCGAAGGCGAATTGCTCGGCACACGGCAATCCGGCACGCCGGGCTTCCGCATCGCCAGCCTCGAGGCGCATGCCGACCTGCTGGAGATCGCCCGCAAGGATGCGGCTTACCTCATCGAGCGGGATCCGGAGCTGACCAGCGAAAGGGGAGCGGCGATCCGCACCCTGCTCTATCTTTTCCGTCGCGACGAGGCGATCCGTTTTCTCAGGGCTGGATAA
- a CDS encoding FAD assembly factor SdhE, which translates to MTGVTLTSAGLDPRRRRILFRCWHRGIREMDLVFGQFAEAEVARLSEAELDEFETIMAEEDNDLVRWIMGTWPVPERFQTPMFARIAAYKPDFDKPLRTPE; encoded by the coding sequence ATGACAGGTGTCACGCTCACCAGTGCCGGTCTCGACCCGCGCCGCCGCCGGATCCTTTTCCGCTGCTGGCATCGCGGCATTCGCGAGATGGATCTGGTCTTCGGACAGTTCGCCGAAGCCGAGGTCGCCAGATTGTCGGAAGCCGAGCTCGACGAGTTCGAGACGATCATGGCGGAAGAGGACAACGATCTCGTCCGCTGGATCATGGGAACATGGCCGGTGCCAGAGCGTTTCCAAACACCGATGTTTGCCCGCATCGCCGCCTATAAGCCCGATTTTGACAAGCCCCTCAGGACGCCGGAATGA
- the mfd gene encoding transcription-repair coupling factor, translated as MIPGFDAKKLAAIAEQLTIGNVPAGLETLLLAELARTGEPVAYVMSDGHRMADLEQMLGFVAPDIPVLTLPAWDCLPYDRVSPSADTSARRLAALGGLIAHRKKPHAAIVLVTANAMLQKVAPQDVIESLTFSARPGNQLRMDDLAGRLERNGFERVATVREVGEYAVRGGILDVFVPGSEEPVRLDFFGDTLESIRSFDPASQRTTGQVRSLDLNPMSEVTLTPDTISRFRKNYLSAFGATTRDDALYLAVSEGRRYPGMEHWLPLFYEKLDTVFDYLSGFRIVIDHTVREAAEERSKLVFDYYDARLNSGQPAKGMTQGTPYKPVTPGQLYLDSKLFVKTLDALGAIRISPFNEHEGEARRVVNVDARQGQRWARSNAEGGGDAERINIFDVVVKHIADRRAAGAKVLITAWTEGSLERLLQVLNEHGLEKVKPIEALKDVGSLARGEAAAAVLSLEAGFEAGDLVVIGEQDILGDRMVRRSKRRKRAADFISEVAGLDEGSIVVHAEHGIGRFIGLRTIEAAGAPHACLELQYADDAKLFLPVENIDLLSRYGGEGTEAQLDKLGGGAWQMRKAKLKKRLLDMADALIRIAAERLTRHAPMLTTPEGLYDEFAARFPYDETEDQENAIEAVRSDLGAGRPMDRLVCGDVGFGKTEVALRAAFVAAMNGAQVAIVVPTTLLSRQHFKTFSDRFRGLPVRIQQASRLVGAKELALTKKEVAEGKTDIVVGTHALLGAGIKFANLGLLVIDEEQHFGVKHKERLKELKSDVHVLTLSATPIPRTLQLAMTGVRELSLITTPPVDRMAVRTFISPFDSLVIRETLMREHYRGGQSFYVCPRLADLEDVHAFLQSDVPELKVAIAHGQMPAGELEDIMNAFYEGRYDVLLSTTIVESGLDVPTANTLIVHRADMFGLAQLYQLRGRVGRSKVRAFALFTLPVNKVLTATAERRLKVLQSLDTLGAGFQLASHDLDIRGAGNLLGEEQSGHIKEVGFELYQQMLEEAVAEVKGVDEIHDTGWSPQISVGTTVMIPEGYVPDLHLRMALYRRLGEITELKEIDGFGAEMIDRFGPMPIEVQHLLKIVYIKSLCRTANVEKLDAGPKGVVVQFRNKEFPNPANLVGYISKQGTMAKIRPDHSLFLTRDLPTPEKRLQGAAVVMTQLAELAI; from the coding sequence ATGATCCCTGGTTTCGATGCGAAGAAGCTTGCGGCCATTGCCGAGCAGCTGACGATCGGCAATGTGCCGGCAGGTCTTGAGACGCTGCTGCTCGCCGAGCTCGCCCGAACGGGAGAGCCGGTCGCCTATGTCATGTCCGACGGCCACCGCATGGCCGATCTCGAACAGATGCTGGGCTTTGTCGCCCCCGACATTCCGGTTCTCACCCTGCCGGCCTGGGACTGTCTGCCCTATGACCGCGTCTCGCCGAGTGCCGACACCTCGGCCCGCCGACTTGCCGCACTCGGCGGCCTCATCGCCCATCGCAAGAAGCCGCATGCGGCAATCGTGCTCGTCACCGCCAATGCCATGCTGCAAAAGGTGGCGCCGCAGGATGTCATCGAAAGCCTGACTTTTTCGGCCCGTCCCGGCAACCAGCTGCGCATGGACGATCTCGCGGGCCGCCTGGAACGCAATGGCTTCGAGCGCGTCGCGACCGTTCGCGAGGTTGGCGAATATGCGGTGCGCGGCGGCATTCTCGACGTCTTCGTGCCCGGTTCGGAAGAGCCGGTCCGCCTCGATTTCTTCGGCGACACGCTGGAGAGCATCCGCAGCTTCGATCCGGCCAGCCAGCGCACGACAGGGCAGGTGCGATCCCTCGATCTCAACCCGATGAGCGAGGTGACGCTGACGCCGGATACGATCAGCCGTTTCCGCAAGAATTACCTCTCCGCTTTCGGCGCGACCACACGCGACGACGCGCTCTATCTTGCCGTCTCCGAAGGCCGCCGTTACCCCGGCATGGAGCACTGGCTGCCGCTTTTCTACGAGAAGCTCGATACCGTCTTCGATTATCTCAGCGGCTTCCGGATCGTCATCGACCATACGGTACGTGAGGCAGCAGAAGAGCGCTCCAAGCTCGTTTTCGACTATTACGACGCCCGCCTGAACTCCGGCCAGCCGGCCAAGGGGATGACGCAGGGCACGCCTTACAAGCCGGTGACGCCGGGCCAGCTCTATCTCGACAGCAAGCTTTTCGTCAAAACCCTCGACGCGCTGGGTGCGATCCGCATCAGCCCCTTCAACGAGCATGAGGGCGAGGCGCGGCGGGTCGTCAATGTCGACGCCCGCCAAGGCCAGCGCTGGGCCCGTTCGAATGCTGAGGGCGGCGGCGATGCCGAACGCATCAACATCTTCGACGTCGTCGTCAAGCATATTGCCGACCGCCGCGCTGCCGGCGCGAAAGTGCTCATCACCGCCTGGACCGAAGGCTCGCTGGAGCGCCTGCTGCAGGTGCTGAACGAACACGGCCTGGAAAAGGTCAAGCCGATCGAAGCGCTGAAGGATGTCGGTTCGCTGGCGAGAGGCGAGGCGGCGGCCGCCGTGCTCAGTCTCGAAGCCGGCTTCGAGGCCGGCGATCTCGTCGTCATCGGCGAGCAGGACATCCTCGGCGACCGTATGGTGCGCCGCTCCAAGCGCCGCAAGCGCGCAGCCGATTTCATCTCGGAGGTCGCGGGCCTCGATGAGGGCTCGATCGTCGTCCACGCCGAACATGGTATCGGCCGCTTTATAGGGCTGAGGACCATCGAGGCCGCAGGCGCGCCGCATGCCTGCCTCGAACTGCAATATGCCGATGACGCCAAGCTCTTCCTGCCGGTCGAGAACATTGATCTTCTCTCGCGTTACGGCGGCGAGGGCACCGAAGCCCAGCTCGACAAGCTCGGCGGCGGCGCCTGGCAGATGCGCAAGGCCAAGCTCAAGAAGCGCCTGCTCGACATGGCCGATGCACTGATCCGCATCGCTGCCGAGCGCCTGACGCGCCACGCGCCGATGCTGACGACGCCGGAAGGCCTCTACGACGAATTCGCCGCCCGCTTCCCCTATGACGAGACCGAGGACCAGGAAAACGCCATCGAGGCTGTGCGTTCTGATCTCGGCGCCGGCCGGCCGATGGATCGCCTCGTCTGCGGCGACGTCGGCTTCGGCAAGACGGAAGTGGCGCTGCGCGCCGCCTTCGTCGCAGCGATGAACGGTGCCCAGGTCGCCATCGTCGTGCCGACGACACTGCTTTCCCGCCAGCACTTCAAAACCTTTTCCGATCGTTTCCGTGGTTTGCCGGTACGTATCCAGCAGGCCTCGCGTCTCGTCGGCGCCAAGGAGCTGGCGCTGACCAAGAAGGAAGTGGCGGAAGGCAAGACCGATATCGTCGTCGGCACCCATGCACTGCTCGGCGCTGGCATCAAATTCGCCAATCTCGGCCTGCTCGTCATCGACGAGGAACAGCATTTCGGCGTCAAGCACAAGGAGCGGCTGAAGGAGCTGAAAAGCGACGTGCATGTGCTGACGCTGTCGGCAACGCCGATCCCGCGCACGCTGCAGCTTGCCATGACCGGCGTGCGCGAACTGTCGCTGATCACCACGCCGCCGGTCGACCGCATGGCGGTGCGCACCTTCATCTCGCCCTTCGACAGCCTAGTCATCCGCGAGACGCTGATGCGCGAGCATTATCGCGGCGGCCAGAGCTTCTATGTCTGCCCGCGCCTCGCCGATCTCGAGGACGTGCATGCCTTCCTGCAATCGGATGTGCCGGAGCTGAAGGTCGCCATCGCCCATGGCCAGATGCCGGCCGGGGAACTCGAAGACATCATGAACGCCTTTTATGAAGGCCGTTACGACGTGCTGTTGTCGACCACCATCGTCGAATCCGGTCTCGATGTTCCCACAGCTAATACGCTGATCGTTCACCGCGCTGATATGTTCGGCCTCGCCCAGCTCTATCAGCTGCGCGGCCGCGTCGGCCGCTCGAAGGTGCGCGCCTTCGCGCTCTTCACCCTGCCGGTCAACAAGGTGCTGACGGCCACCGCAGAGCGTCGCCTGAAGGTGCTGCAGTCGCTGGATACGCTCGGCGCCGGCTTCCAGTTGGCGAGCCACGACCTCGATATCCGCGGCGCCGGCAACCTGCTCGGCGAGGAGCAGTCCGGCCATATCAAGGAGGTCGGCTTCGAACTCTACCAGCAGATGCTGGAAGAGGCGGTCGCCGAGGTCAAGGGTGTCGACGAGATCCACGACACCGGCTGGTCGCCGCAGATCTCGGTCGGCACGACGGTGATGATCCCGGAAGGCTACGTGCCCGACCTGCATCTGCGCATGGCGCTCTATCGCCGTCTCGGCGAAATCACCGAGCTCAAGGAGATCGACGGCTTCGGCGCCGAGATGATCGACCGCTTCGGGCCAATGCCGATCGAAGTCCAGCACCTGCTGAAGATCGTCTACATCAAATCACTCTGCCGCACCGCCAATGTCGAAAAACTCGATGCCGGCCCGAAGGGCGTCGTCGTGCAGTTCCGCAACAAGGAATTCCCCAACCCGGCAAACCTCGTCGGTTATATCAGCAAGCAGGGCACGATGGCGAAGATCCGCCCCGACCACAGCCTGTTCCTGACCCGCGACCTGCCGACGCCGGAAAAACGGCTGCAGGGCGCTGCAGTTGTCATGACGCAATTGGCGGAGCTCGCGATATAG
- a CDS encoding OsmC family protein, translated as MATYGATIAWQRNGETFTDNRYSRVHRWGFDGGSEVKASSSSHVVPLPYSAEDAVDPEEAFVASLSSCHMLWFLSIAAKQRFCVDSYTDAAEGIMEKNAEGRLAMTVVTLRPHVVFSGEKQPSSSELEALHHRAHDECFIANSVKTEVRCVPVLG; from the coding sequence ATGGCGACGTACGGCGCAACGATCGCCTGGCAGCGCAACGGCGAGACCTTCACCGACAACCGCTACAGCCGCGTCCACCGCTGGGGTTTCGACGGCGGCAGCGAGGTGAAGGCATCCTCTTCCTCGCATGTCGTTCCGCTGCCCTATTCGGCCGAGGATGCCGTCGATCCGGAAGAGGCTTTCGTCGCTTCGCTGTCCAGCTGCCACATGCTCTGGTTCCTGTCGATCGCCGCCAAACAGCGCTTTTGTGTCGACAGCTACACTGATGCCGCCGAGGGCATCATGGAGAAGAATGCCGAAGGCCGCCTTGCCATGACCGTCGTGACGCTCCGTCCGCATGTCGTCTTCAGCGGCGAGAAGCAGCCCTCGTCAAGCGAGCTCGAAGCCCTACACCATCGCGCCCACGACGAATGTTTCATCGCCAATTCGGTGAAGACCGAGGTGCGCTGCGTTCCGGTTCTGGGCTGA